From Camelina sativa cultivar DH55 chromosome 20, Cs, whole genome shotgun sequence, the proteins below share one genomic window:
- the LOC104770008 gene encoding uncharacterized protein LOC104770008 isoform X2, with protein sequence MATSGAISGATTVSSFFTKTASTSNPSSKLHSSSASVFSQKSVFQGVSLEDSKKSVSEIFAVSERKIGGLNGLRRFEIKARTAASKTIEVEVDKPLGLTLGQKQGGGVVITGVEGGGNAAKAGLKSGDQVIYTSSFFGDELWPADKLGFTKTAIQAKPDSVYFVVSRGADVDVKKLNKRPAPPRFGRKLTETQKAKLLTFVLIVDSYTLYPNLLMINRTHTYVLNV encoded by the exons atggcaACGTCTGGTGCGATTTCAGGAGCTACTACTGTCTCTTCCTTCTTCACTAAAACTGCTTCAACTTCAAACCCATCTTCAAAACTCCATTCCTCCTCTGCTTCTGTCTTTTCCCag aAATCTGTGTTTCAGGGAGTGTCTTTGGAAGATTCGAAGAAGAGTGTATCAGAGATCTTTGCTGTCTCTGAGAGAAAGATCGGAGGGTTAAATGGGTTGAGGAGATTCGAAATCAAAGCAAGAACAGCAGCTTCCAAGACAATAGAGGTTGAAGTAGACAAGCCTTTGGGTCTGACTCTAGGACAGAAGCAAGGCGGTGGAGTTGTCATCAcc GGTGTGGAAGGAGGTGGGAACGCAGCTAAAGCTGGGCTTAAATCAGGAGATCAAGTTATCTATACAAGCAGCTTCTTTGGAGATGAGCTTTGGCCTGCAGATAAGCTAGGCTTTACTAAAACCGCAATTCAGGCTAAACCTGATTCTGTCTACTTTGTTGTTAGCAG AGGTGCAGACGTTGATGTCAAGAAACTAAATAAGCGTCCGGCTCCTCCGAGGTTTGGAAGGAAGTTAACTGAGACTCAGAAGGCTA AGCTACTCACATTTGTCTTGATTGTGGATTCATATACACTTTATCCAAACCTTTTGATGATCAA CCGGACACATACGTATGTCCTCAATGTATAG
- the LOC104770006 gene encoding aspartic and glutamic acid-rich protein-like isoform X2, with amino-acid sequence MDFHSLLRRDLQFLCKRNKIPANMTNLAMADALSALEIVEGLDEYMNQSEVSPTSVAKKPPNTATRTTRRKTTVKAEPQSSSLLVSRSTSKSLAGEMDQENVPQEPKTSTVKFEANVPKTPAARTTRKASAATSCAKKDELVQSVYSTRRSTRLLEKCMADLSLKTRETLDKPARNEDTEQKVSAQEKNPSGSEAEVIPGRDLSVSMEQVWENLKSDSDQVVGDLEVYVDIGDIAAMDANTETNKEEMSEARADDKESENSLVKVDKQEETLQVMCEKKNDSDQEIGDLGDIPVLDHANTETHNDDNESKNVLASNSSSVDPQETEQAIKENEFEPEKIDNFDVEAKEDKTEQAIQENECEPEKINNFDVEAKEDKTEQAIQENECEPEKINNFDVEAKEDKTEQANQENEFEPEKIYSFGVETKVDQTDSDAGDSKTEQAIQKNDAEPENINNFDEEDTMVNQTNSDAGDSETEPEDDSDVDSESTISEADSNQAVLGSDIADEEMTLSESEGSAASAPNSPPLLEKAEVKTTPLSPFAAGSISVQFPRPCKSTTPSKNSALKPVNVENKENIMELMMNVDHYENGEKKGEEAKKKKKVGIDEENLKDASMRQLKKMMKDLTIKNSNRTALQILPGNNQTAE; translated from the exons ATGGATTTCCACAGCCTTCTCAGAAGAGATCTTCAATTTCTCTGCAAGAGGAACAAAATCCCAGCCAATATGACCAATCTCGCCATGGCCGATGCTCTCAGTGCTCTTGAGATC GTTGAAGGTCTTGATGAGTACATGAATCAATCCGAGGTGTCTCCAACCAGTGTAGCTAAGAAGCCACCAAATACTGCAACGAGAACAACTCGAAGAAAGACTACAGTGAAAGCTGAGCCTCAGTCGTCTTCGTTGTTGGTATCCCGTTCTACGAGCAAGTCTCTTGCTGGAGAAATGGACCAGGAAAACGTTCCTCAAGAACCCAAGACTAGCACTGTCAAGTTTGAAGCCAATGTGCCCAAAACGCCAGCAGCACGAACCACAAGGAAAGCTTCAGCAGCAACTTCTTGTGCTAAGAAGGATGAATTGGTCCAGTCGGTGTACAGCACTAGAAGATCAACCAGGCTGTTGGAAAAATGTATGGCTGATCTGAGTTTGAAGACAAGAGAAACTTTGGATAAGCCAGCGAGGAATGAAGATACAGAACAAAAAGTATCTGCGCAGGAGAAGAATCCATCTG GTTCAGAGGCTGAAGTTATCCCAGGTAGAGATTTAAGTGTTTCTATGGAACAAGTATGGGAGAACTTGAAGAGTGACAGTGACCAAGTAGTTGGAGATCTTGAGGTATATGTTGATATTGGTGATATTGCTGCTATGGATGCAAACACTGAGACCAACAAGGAAGAGATGAGTGAAGCTAGGGCTGATGATAAAG AATCTGAGAATAGCTTAGTCAAAGTAGACAAACAAGAAGAAACTTTGCAGGTCATGTGTGAGAAGAAGAATGACAGTGATCAGGAGATTGGAGATCTCGGTGATATTCCTGTCTTGGATCATGCAAACACTGAGACACACAATGATGATAATG aGTCCAAGAACGTTCTAGCTTCCAACAGTTCTTCAGTAGACCCACAAGAAACAGAACAGGCAATTAAGGAGAATGAGTTTGAGCCTGAGAAAATCGACAATTTCGATGTAGAGGCAAAGGAGGACAAAACAGAACAGGCAATTCAGGAGAATGAGTGTGAGCCTGAGAAAATCAACAATTTCGATGTAGAGGCAAAGGAGGACAAAACAGAACAGGCGATTCAGGAGAATGAGTGTGAGCCTGAGAAAATCAACAATTTCGATGTAGAGGCAAAGGAGGACAAAACAGAACAGGCAAATCAGGAGAATGAGTTTGAGCCTGAGAAAATCTACAGTTTCGGTGTAGAGACAAAGGTGGACCAAACCGATAGTGATGCTGGTGATTCGAAAACCGAACAGGCAATTCAGAAGAATGACGCTGAACCTGAGAATATCAACAATTTCGATGAAGAAGACACAATGGTGAACCAAACCAATAGCGATGCTGGTGATTCAGAAACTGAACCGGAAGATGATTCTGATGTTGACTCAGAGAGTACTATCTCTGAAGCTGATTCGAACCAAGCCGTACTGGGATCTGATATTGCTGATGAAGAGATGACTCTTTCGGAATCAGAAGGCTCTGCTGCTAGTGCTCCaaattctcctcctcttcttgaaaAGGCTGAAGTCAAAACAACTCCGTTATCTCCATTTGCAGCAGGATCAATATCAGTTCAATTTCCAAGACCATGCAAATCGACAACTCCATCAAAGAACTCGGCTCTGAAGCCTGTCAATGTCGAGAACAAAGAGAACATCATGGAGTTGATGATGAATGTTGACCATTATGAGAATGGAGAGAAGAAAGGTGAAGaggctaagaagaagaagaaggtcggGATTGATGAAGAGAACTTGAAAGATGCGAGCATGAGGCaactgaagaagatgatgaaggacCTTACTATAAAGAACAGTAACAGAACTGCGTTGCAGATATTGCCTGGTAATAATCAGACTgcagagtag
- the LOC104770008 gene encoding uncharacterized protein LOC104770008 isoform X1, which produces MATSGAISGATTVSSFFTKTASTSNPSSKLHSSSASVFSQKSVFQGVSLEDSKKSVSEIFAVSERKIGGLNGLRRFEIKARTAASKTIEVEVDKPLGLTLGQKQGGGVVITGVEGGGNAAKAGLKSGDQVIYTSSFFGDELWPADKLGFTKTAIQAKPDSVYFVVSRGADVDVKKLNKRPAPPRFGRKLTETQKTRATHICLDCGFIYTLSKPFDDQPDTYVCPQCIAPKKRFAKYDVNTGKAIGGGLPPIGVIVGLLAGLGAVGALLVYGLQ; this is translated from the exons atggcaACGTCTGGTGCGATTTCAGGAGCTACTACTGTCTCTTCCTTCTTCACTAAAACTGCTTCAACTTCAAACCCATCTTCAAAACTCCATTCCTCCTCTGCTTCTGTCTTTTCCCag aAATCTGTGTTTCAGGGAGTGTCTTTGGAAGATTCGAAGAAGAGTGTATCAGAGATCTTTGCTGTCTCTGAGAGAAAGATCGGAGGGTTAAATGGGTTGAGGAGATTCGAAATCAAAGCAAGAACAGCAGCTTCCAAGACAATAGAGGTTGAAGTAGACAAGCCTTTGGGTCTGACTCTAGGACAGAAGCAAGGCGGTGGAGTTGTCATCAcc GGTGTGGAAGGAGGTGGGAACGCAGCTAAAGCTGGGCTTAAATCAGGAGATCAAGTTATCTATACAAGCAGCTTCTTTGGAGATGAGCTTTGGCCTGCAGATAAGCTAGGCTTTACTAAAACCGCAATTCAGGCTAAACCTGATTCTGTCTACTTTGTTGTTAGCAG AGGTGCAGACGTTGATGTCAAGAAACTAAATAAGCGTCCGGCTCCTCCGAGGTTTGGAAGGAAGTTAACTGAGACTCAGAAG ACAAGAGCTACTCACATTTGTCTTGATTGTGGATTCATATACACTTTATCCAAACCTTTTGATGATCAA CCGGACACATACGTATGTCCTCAATGTATAGCACCAAAGAAGAGGTTTGCGAAGTATGATGTGAACACAGGAAAGGCCATAGGAGGAGGATTGCCTCCGATTGGTGTCATTGTTGGCTTATTGGCCGGTCTTGGAGCTGTTGGAGCTTTGCTTGTCTATGGTCTTCAATGA
- the LOC104770006 gene encoding aspartic and glutamic acid-rich protein-like isoform X1 produces MDFHSLLRRDLQFLCKRNKIPANMTNLAMADALSALEIVEGLDEYMNQSEVSPTSVAKKPPNTATRTTRRKTTVKAEPQSSSLLVSRSTSKSLAGEMDQENVPQEPKTSTVKFEANVPKTPAARTTRKASAATSCAKKDELVQSVYSTRRSTRLLEKCMADLSLKTRETLDKPARNEDTEQKVSAQEKNPSGSEAEVIPGRDLSVSMEQVWENLKSDSDQVVGDLEVYVDIGDIAAMDANTETNKEEMSEARADDKESENSLVKVDKQEETLQVMCEKKNDSDQEIGDLGDIPVLDHANTETHNDDNGIESKNVLASNSSSVDPQETEQAIKENEFEPEKIDNFDVEAKEDKTEQAIQENECEPEKINNFDVEAKEDKTEQAIQENECEPEKINNFDVEAKEDKTEQANQENEFEPEKIYSFGVETKVDQTDSDAGDSKTEQAIQKNDAEPENINNFDEEDTMVNQTNSDAGDSETEPEDDSDVDSESTISEADSNQAVLGSDIADEEMTLSESEGSAASAPNSPPLLEKAEVKTTPLSPFAAGSISVQFPRPCKSTTPSKNSALKPVNVENKENIMELMMNVDHYENGEKKGEEAKKKKKVGIDEENLKDASMRQLKKMMKDLTIKNSNRTALQILPGNNQTAE; encoded by the exons ATGGATTTCCACAGCCTTCTCAGAAGAGATCTTCAATTTCTCTGCAAGAGGAACAAAATCCCAGCCAATATGACCAATCTCGCCATGGCCGATGCTCTCAGTGCTCTTGAGATC GTTGAAGGTCTTGATGAGTACATGAATCAATCCGAGGTGTCTCCAACCAGTGTAGCTAAGAAGCCACCAAATACTGCAACGAGAACAACTCGAAGAAAGACTACAGTGAAAGCTGAGCCTCAGTCGTCTTCGTTGTTGGTATCCCGTTCTACGAGCAAGTCTCTTGCTGGAGAAATGGACCAGGAAAACGTTCCTCAAGAACCCAAGACTAGCACTGTCAAGTTTGAAGCCAATGTGCCCAAAACGCCAGCAGCACGAACCACAAGGAAAGCTTCAGCAGCAACTTCTTGTGCTAAGAAGGATGAATTGGTCCAGTCGGTGTACAGCACTAGAAGATCAACCAGGCTGTTGGAAAAATGTATGGCTGATCTGAGTTTGAAGACAAGAGAAACTTTGGATAAGCCAGCGAGGAATGAAGATACAGAACAAAAAGTATCTGCGCAGGAGAAGAATCCATCTG GTTCAGAGGCTGAAGTTATCCCAGGTAGAGATTTAAGTGTTTCTATGGAACAAGTATGGGAGAACTTGAAGAGTGACAGTGACCAAGTAGTTGGAGATCTTGAGGTATATGTTGATATTGGTGATATTGCTGCTATGGATGCAAACACTGAGACCAACAAGGAAGAGATGAGTGAAGCTAGGGCTGATGATAAAG AATCTGAGAATAGCTTAGTCAAAGTAGACAAACAAGAAGAAACTTTGCAGGTCATGTGTGAGAAGAAGAATGACAGTGATCAGGAGATTGGAGATCTCGGTGATATTCCTGTCTTGGATCATGCAAACACTGAGACACACAATGATGATAATGGTATTG aGTCCAAGAACGTTCTAGCTTCCAACAGTTCTTCAGTAGACCCACAAGAAACAGAACAGGCAATTAAGGAGAATGAGTTTGAGCCTGAGAAAATCGACAATTTCGATGTAGAGGCAAAGGAGGACAAAACAGAACAGGCAATTCAGGAGAATGAGTGTGAGCCTGAGAAAATCAACAATTTCGATGTAGAGGCAAAGGAGGACAAAACAGAACAGGCGATTCAGGAGAATGAGTGTGAGCCTGAGAAAATCAACAATTTCGATGTAGAGGCAAAGGAGGACAAAACAGAACAGGCAAATCAGGAGAATGAGTTTGAGCCTGAGAAAATCTACAGTTTCGGTGTAGAGACAAAGGTGGACCAAACCGATAGTGATGCTGGTGATTCGAAAACCGAACAGGCAATTCAGAAGAATGACGCTGAACCTGAGAATATCAACAATTTCGATGAAGAAGACACAATGGTGAACCAAACCAATAGCGATGCTGGTGATTCAGAAACTGAACCGGAAGATGATTCTGATGTTGACTCAGAGAGTACTATCTCTGAAGCTGATTCGAACCAAGCCGTACTGGGATCTGATATTGCTGATGAAGAGATGACTCTTTCGGAATCAGAAGGCTCTGCTGCTAGTGCTCCaaattctcctcctcttcttgaaaAGGCTGAAGTCAAAACAACTCCGTTATCTCCATTTGCAGCAGGATCAATATCAGTTCAATTTCCAAGACCATGCAAATCGACAACTCCATCAAAGAACTCGGCTCTGAAGCCTGTCAATGTCGAGAACAAAGAGAACATCATGGAGTTGATGATGAATGTTGACCATTATGAGAATGGAGAGAAGAAAGGTGAAGaggctaagaagaagaagaaggtcggGATTGATGAAGAGAACTTGAAAGATGCGAGCATGAGGCaactgaagaagatgatgaaggacCTTACTATAAAGAACAGTAACAGAACTGCGTTGCAGATATTGCCTGGTAATAATCAGACTgcagagtag
- the LOC104770007 gene encoding uncharacterized protein LOC104770007 gives MAAKSKSIVAVVIGKHIVNCVRSGPFASGLLASRGIANRNGHTSAYDKNVEEDMQSSKVPDELIKPDSDKYWSPHPQTGVFGPSSSSSTDTTDENRGGQEDSVMEEKAWFRPTSLEDLDKTHHS, from the exons ATGGCAGCTAAATCGAAGAGCATTGTTGCTGTGGTGATCGGGAAGCACATAGTCAATTGTGTTCGTTCAGGCCCCTTCGCATCTGGTCTCCTCGCTTCTCG AGGTATTGCTAATAGGAATGGTCACACATCGGCCTATGATAAGAACGTAGAGGAAGATATGCAATCGAGTAAAGTGCCTGATGAACTAATAAAGCCTGACTCCGACAAATATTGGTCTCCTCATCCTCAAACTGGTGTCTTTGGACCTTCCTCGTCCTCCTCAACCGACACAACGGACGAGAATCGTGGGGGTCAGGAGGACTCAGTGATGGAGGAGAAAGCTTGGTTCCGTCCTACAAGTCTCGAGGATTTGGACAAGACTCACCATTCATAG
- the LOC104770009 gene encoding uncharacterized protein LOC104770009 — protein sequence MSRAKDYEDFKETFKRYDEYVDGEISWNEFGYSRLRKRSTPVTKSEINKIYVELGTRGEDRVFGEASKFPGNLLILPSLSVKPKLKDMINVTLPEKESNVVNNSDKNEKKTEDQAQNAKEPLETIEINEDWVVIEDDDDKDFELC from the coding sequence atgtcaaGAGCAAAAGACTATGAAGATTTCAAAGAAACTTTCAAAAGATACGATGAATATGTAGATGGAGAAATTTCATGGAATGAATTTGGTTACTCACGTTTACGCAAACGTTCCACTCCTGTAACCAAGTCTGAAATCAACAAGATTTATGTAGAGCTTGGAACTCGTGGTGAAGATAGAGTATTTGGAGAAGCATCCAAGTTTCCTGGTAATCTTCTAATTCTTCCATCTCTCTCAGTTAAACCTAAACTTAAGGATATGATTAATGTGACTCTGCCAGAAAAAGAGTCTAATGTTGTAAATAATTCGGACAAGAACGAAAAGAAAACTGAGGATCAAGCTCAAAATGCAAAGGAACCTCTTGAAACTATAGAGATCAATGAAGATTGGGTTGTCATAGAGGATGACGATGATAAAGACTTTGAATTATGTTAG